The genomic window GACCCTGGGGGCCATGGACTTTGGGGGTGCTTCCACACAGATCACCTTTGAAACCCAGGACCCTATCGAAAACCCCAGAAACAAAGTGATGCTGAAGCTCTATGGGCAGGCATACAAAGTGTACACCCACAGCTACCTCTGTTACGGGAGGGACCAGGTCCTCAAGAGGCTGCTCTCCAAGCTCCTCCAGGTACAGCATGTGCTTGATGTGGATGCTGGCTGTCACAACCCCACAGCTGCCTCCTCACCCTGGTGTTTACACAGgggtgtcccccagccctgggccagCTGCATCCTTTTCCCAGCCAACTCTTGGGTTTTGCCCTAAACCCTCTCCCAGTGTTCCCAGAGCTTCCACCCACTATCTCCATAAGGTGATGCACCCCTTGGGTAGAGCCAAGACACCCCAAGTCATCTTGAGACATTTATGGCAACTGCTCTGTGTTTCACTGTTCAAGCTCCAGGGGAGCTGGAGCTAGAGCACAGCTTGAGCATCCTATGTGTCCCTCCTCTGGCAGGCTGAGAGCTACCAAGCTActgtcccccatccctgctggcCCGTGGGCTACAACAAGAGCTTGTCACTGAGCAGCATCTATGACAGCCCCTGCACCGAGAAGGAGATGCCAAACCTTGCCCTCAACACCACCATCGCCTTGGTTGGCACCGGGAACGGAAACCTCTGTGCTCTGCATGTCAGCAAGCTCTTCAACTTCACCACCTGCTCCTACTCCCACTGCTCCTTTGATGGTGTTTTCCAGCCAAAGGTTTCAGGAAACTTCATTGTAAGTCCCAGCATGGAGCAGGGTGGTTACCCAGCTGCTGGGTGGGTAGGTTGTCCTCGGTGCCCCAGCATCATGTGGTGGCAAAGCCAGGCCCCCAGCTCTGCAAGGGCAGTTGTTCATGCTCACCACACCTGTCAGTCTCTGCTCATGGTGAAAGAGCctgtcccacagctgctcccttccctccatcaGGCCTTCTCCGCCTTCTTCTACACAGTGGACTTCATCCAGACCGTGATGGGGAGATCTGTACACCTGCCCAATGACTTGAAGGGTGCTGCAGAGACCATCTGTGCCACCAGCTGGAGCGAGGTGGGCTGCCTGGGCACAGCGGGGAAAAGGGGACTGTTTTGTGTGGGGCACAACCTAAGCTCTGAGAGCAGCCCTTGGAAGTGGCTGGGTGTGCTGGCACCCATGGAGTAGGGGTAAGGGGAGTGATGGCTCCCACATGGGACCAGGAGGCGCTCAGGTGAGTATGGGCAGCTTTGGCCTGACATGCAACCACCCAGATCTTCAGCCCACAGACACAAGCTGGTTTGaccccttttctctttccctccatGCATCCCACCCAGCTACTTCAGAAAGCTCCCAAGCTGGAGAAGAGGCTGCCAGATTACTGTGCTGTCAGCATGTTTGTATATTTGCTCACCACCAGAGGGTACAACTTCAACAACCACTCTTTCCCCAACATCGCTTTCCAGAAGAAGGTGAGTAGCACAAAAGCACATCTCCATCCCATGGGATCTCTTTGTAGTTAGACCAAGGAATCCTGGAGGACAGATGATGCCATACCAAGAAAAGGGCAAGCAGAGTGAAGGAAGAtctcagggcacagaggcaAGATGGAACTCTTGAGTTTTTGGCTGGATCTCTTGGGgtatggaaaaaaatgagcTGAGCTGGCCGTAGGGTGGGGTGAGGTCCTTTAGCCCTTCCTTGGCCTTCAAGACACCAGCCATCCCAAACAGTGATTTACTCAGGCTTTTTGGGAAGTTACCTCAGGGCAGGATCTTGCTTTTGCCTGTACACATCATGGGACAGACAAGAAGATCAAGACTGGACTGAGCAGATGAGGTTCTGCTCCCATGGGATGAGCCCACTTCGGCACACAATGGTCACTGCTCTGTCTCTTGGCTGACTGGACCCATGAACAAGCAAGAGCTCAGGGTGCTCTGGGCTTCCCCCAcacccttctccttccttggGCTGACACTGAGGTGGTCCCTGAAAAGTCTGGAGCACAACTCTAATGAGGAATGGCCgagagagctggggggtggggctcagccaggagaaaaggaggctcgggggggaccttctcactctacaactacctgaaagaaggtgGAGTCAGTTAGGGGTTGGGATCTTCTCCCGGGGAACAAGTGACataacaaaaggaaacagcctcaagttgcactaGGGGatgttttgtttggattttagGGAAAATTCTTTCATGGAAAGGGTGTTAAGCCATTGGAAcagccttcccagggaagtgatagtcaccatctctggagggatttaaagACACGTGAAAGTGGcgcttggggacatgggttagtagtggccttggcactgctgagagGTTGGATTCCATGATCttagatgtcttttccaactaatgattccatgattctatgattctaaggtcTCCTGAGGCCCACAGGCATAGGCTGGCTGGCTGGGTGACCATGCCATGCTGTTCCCACAGGCAGGAGAAACCTCTATTGGCTGGGCCCTGGGCTACATGCTGAACTTCACCAACATGATCCCAGCAGAGGAGCCCTCCTCCCATAAAAGCATATTGTACAACTACTGGGTTATCCTCATCCTGCTCTTTGTGGTCACCACCCTGATGTCCCTGGTTACTGCCATCTGCCTGCTCCGGCGCAGCAAGTCCAGCGCAATCTGACAGCAGGAACAGGgtgggctgtgtctgcaggacccagcaccATCCTGCCTATTGGAGTCTCTGTGGTCTGAACACTTGGGATGCAGCGAGTGCTCAGTGTTCTCTGCCAAGGCctggcactttcccagaagGAAAGTTATCCCCTTTTGCTCTCCCCTTGCCCTCAAGCTGCAGGAAAGGAGGGACAGAAGAGTTTCCTAGCACTACTCAGGAATGGACCCTGGAGCAGGCTTGGGAATGGGACATTTAGAGCTGAGACATCTTTCTGCCACCAGAGCTGAGCTAGGCTGCACCAGTGAGCCAAGGCAACGGGAGGACTCATTTTCATGTGTATGCAGGTGGGTGGGTAATATTACTTATGCCAGTCTTTGTATCTGACCTTGCTAGCCTGTCCTTGGATAATCAGCCCTGCCtcctggggagctctgggcatCACCTGGAGCTCACGCTTGTCTTTCTGGACAGCGTACAAAACCCACTGACCTCCCTGAAGGCCAGATATTGGCCCAGACATCCACTGCTCTCAGTTTTGGGTAAAGACATAACAATAACTAGACACAGGGAGCCAGCAGCTTCCAGGTCCCGCTTCAGCAACCAGACATGGtgccttccccatccctgtggctCCTGTACCAGACTTGCCTTTGCCACAGGTAGAGACTCCTTCATCCCCTGGCCCCTGCAACTCCGTGGTGCAGAGGCAATGGGCTTGCTGCCAGAACTGGACTTTGCTCTGCACTAGGATTTGAGCCTGCCATCACCCTACACCAGGCAGCTGGTAGGATGCACCTCCATTTCCAGTTAAGAACACAGACATGCAAAGAtgcaggtttggttttgtctgtttggggtttcttttataatctgaaataaaaccttttaaCCACTGCTATGGCTTGGTGGTTTCTGATTAGCAACAGGCAGATCAGCCTGActgttcccagggcagggccccTTGGCCACAGCCACAGGTCAGGCTCTGCTCAAAGGTCCTACCCCCTTGCAGCCTGTCCAGTGTTGAGACACCATCATGGCTTTGTGTGCTCTACCAGCCTGAAGACCTCCCCAAGATGGACTGAAGTTGGGCTGGAAATCTCACTCTAGACCCAAAGCCCACCTGGAGGTGAAAGAGTTCCAGCCAGTCACAGTCATCGAGgtttccctggcactgggggtgcAGTCACCTCAAAgccaggagcaggcagtgctcAAGCTGCCAAACCCCTGGGCATGGACAACCTGCTGACTGCCTCCACTCCCGGAGCCCAGTGCTGGTGTCCaagcagggcagcagggcagcccaCATTTACTGTTGCAGTCACCAGCAGCTCAGACACGATGACACACACCTGGCACCCAGCAGCTGCATGGGGCTGGTCCCAGCTCTCCAATCTACTGGGAagcctccctctgccctccatGTTCCCTGAACACCCCAGAGGAGATTGGCTGTAGGGAGCTGTGGTTTCTCGCTGCTCTCCTTGCTCCCACCAGTAGCATGAGCTCTGCTCCACAGGTTTGCTCACTTCCCAACACTATTCCCTGCTCTGGCCAAGCTCCTGGAATGCTGTGCTTGGCTTAACCCAcctgctccccacagcacttTGCTTTCAGCTGTTCCACTGGCTGCTCCCAATCTTTCTGCTCAGGGCAAACCTGATGCCGGTTTAGATGATGTTCTGCACCCTCAAACCCAGTTTCTTCCCCAGGCTCATCTCCCCCACACAGGGACTCCCTCCCGTGGTGGAGAGAGGTTCAGGGTCTGTCTCCACATCTCACAGAGAAGGAAGGGGCACTTCTAGTCCCTGAAGCTGAAACACTGCTCTAAGAACCCAGGCAGCTTCCAGAATCCACGCTGCATTACCTCTTCTAACAAATTCAGATATGGCTGAATCAGAGCTGGACATCTACCAAGAGCAGCCAGTTTACCCAGTCAGGAAAAAACTCACATCCTCTGTGTACAGGATTTGAGCCAGTACCATTTTCTTGCCAATTAATTATGGACTTAGATGGGCAATCTGGGATTGCCCAGATGACATGCCCTGGCCAGTGACATGTGGACACTGCAGAGAGGGGCCCTGGGCACAGTCACCCCTGTTGCAGGGGCAGAGGATACCTCAGAGGCCAATCAGCTctggggctcagctcagccctgtTCAGGTGGGTGAGAAAAACCttgctgctgcagggccagggacaTGGGGACTGGCTGGGCTCAGGGTACAGAAAGCACACAGCAACACCTCTGCCCTCACAGCTTAACCCAGATGTGTCCATGTCTGCAGACAGATCACAGCAATCCATCTGCTGACGGAGTGAGTGCCACTGCcagagagggactgaaactccCAGCTCCAACATTCACTGCAGCTGTTCCCTCAGGGTGACATTTAtcacctgctctgcctgtcccacTGCCAGCCCTCACCTCATCCACAATGAGCACCTTCAGATCTCCACTTTTATTGTACTCCCAGTGCAATGTTCAGAAGCAGCAGTGATCCCTCTGGTGCTTCCACCATGCTCTCGCTGCAAGGTCAAGTCTTCTGAGCTTCCCAACAGTTCCAGCAAGCCCACCATACTCAGGCAGCAGAGGCGGCGatgggctgggcaggcagcaggggcTGAAGTGGGACACAGGCAGAGTGCACGGTGCTTTGCTGGCTACTCCACCACGTCCCCATACCTGTTCCTCCTCACCGGTGGTGCAGTGCTGTCCATatcctctgtgctgagcagatTTTCTGCAACAAAGTATAAGCTTCCTGGATCTCCAGCTACCCTGGTGTGTTTGCCAAGGGTGGGCAGAGAATCACAGATCCCTGGTGAAGTGTTTAAAGCCTCTTCAGGTGGTCCTAGCTTTGGGAGCTCAAGGTGCATGTGGGAGAGAAGAGTGAGCAGCCATGGGAACTGTCCAGCACCTCTCCTGGTGCCCCTCCAAGTCTGCTCACCCTATAGGACCAAATCTCTTCAGACTTCATTTGCTCTCTCCATCCCTtaccctctccttcctcttctagCAAATGAGCCCTTCGTGCTGCCTCTTGTGAATTCCCAAAGGAGGTAGGGCAGCACATAGCAGCGAGTGTACCCAGCCCATGTCACCAGCCCCGACCACAGAGGTACATGGGAACCATGAGACCAGGCAGAGAGCTTCAGCCACCATAggtcctcctgctcccacccctCAGCTGCAAGGTGCCAGCATGGGACTTACATTGAGGTTTTGGAAATGATACAGTCACCAGGTTAATTACAAGTCAGGAACAGCAAACTAATTATTGCAGCAGGGAAGAACCAGGCATGACAAGCCAGGAGAAAGCAGCAGGGAAATGTCAACATACCTGTGGGCTGAGACACCCTACCAGTCACGGCGAGCTCCTGTGGGGACTTGCCTGTCTCCAAGTAAATCCAGAAGTCAGAGCATTTCTGTGTCTCATCTCTGGTTACTACATAGCTTGCGAGGGACCCTGcggctgggaagggacagcaccTTGGTGGGGATagcacctgctgcagcagcccaaGAACCCTCCTGAATCCCCGAGAACGCTCCTGAACCCCCGGGGCCAGGGCGCCGGGAGGTGACCAGAGCCAGGGAAGACTTGCGCACAGCAAGGGCAAACTCCTCTTGAGCGCAGCACCGCCCGGGCAGGTAACTCACCCGCGGCCACCAGCAGGCTCCACTGCGGACCGTACGGCAGCTTCTGCCGCGCCAGCTTTTGCACGGCGAAGGTGGCCCCGCTGCCTGCAGAGATCGAGGCCGGAGCTACCGAACACAGCCGGGACGCCTCCGCCGCCGCGGGAAAGCGGCCGGGGACGGCTGGGGGAGGCTAGACCGGGCTGTACCTGCCAAGAAAGTGCTGATGCCCTTCATGAAGGCGTGGGACTGGCAGGCCGCGTACTGCTGCAGCGCCTGCGGGGACGCGTCAGCGCCGGGGCTggagcactgcccagccccaccgCACACCCGGCCCCCTCAGCCCCGGCCCCACCGCACACCCGGCCCCCTCAGCCCCGGCCCCACCGCACACCCGGCCCCCTCAGCCCCGGCCCCACCGCACACCCGGCCCCCTCAGCCCCGGTCCCACCGCACACCCGGCCCCCTCAGCCCCGGTCCCACCGCACACCCGGCCCCCTCAGCCCCGGCCCCACCGGCATACCCGGCCCCCTCAGtcccagccccggccccaccGCACACCCGGCACACCCGGCCCCACCGTCCCCCGCAAGGCGCACCGGGTGCTTAGCAGCTACATCATCCTGCACCCGCCGCAGCCCCACGTTCACCATGGCGGCGCTGCCGCTCTCGGCCCCGGGCGGCCCCCGCCAGTCGCGCCCGCCCCTTCCGGCGCGGCTATGGCGGAACCAGGCGGGCCGTTTCACTTACTgcaggccgggccgggccggttCCTCTGCTACTGCCGGCCCGGCGGCGCCGTCTAGTAAGAGCGGGCGGGGGCCGGGCACGGtagcggggccggggccgggcgggggtcGAGCAGCCCCGGCCTGAGCCGCTGCCTCCCGCAGTGTGACCGACGCGATGGAGGTCTGGGCCGGTGACCTCAGCGACTGTCCTGCGCTCGAATGCGTATGTAGTGGGGCCCAGGGCGGCGGTGGGGCCCGGGGCTGAGGAGGGGGGTGCAGTCGGGGCGAGGATGGACTTGGGCCCGGATTAGGCCGTGTCGGAcgtgctctcctcctcccccctctcTGCAGCGGTGCCCGGCGGAGGAGCACGGTGCGATGCTCAGGTAGGTGCCGCCGCCCCGAGTCCCCCCTGCTCCCGGCTCCCTTTACCCCAGGcttcccctgtgccccactccCCTCACCCGCTATCTCTGCAGGGCCGCCCTGGGGCGCGGGGCCGCTGAGCTGAGCCTGGGCCCGGGTTCGGCCACGCTGCGGCTGCCGGCGGGGCCACAGTGCCCGGCCCTGGCCCTCGCCCTCACCCCTCTGCCCGCCGCCGAGGCGCGCAGCCAGCTGCAGGCGCTGCTGTTCGGCATGGCCGGCTGCATCGAGAGCTTGGAGAGCCGCCTGGCAGGTCCGTGGTGGGTTTGGGAGGACAGGGGGAGGGccggcagctcctgccaccttCATGGGATTATCACCGCCACCCGAAGTGCACCACGTGTCCCAGCTCATCCTTGGGGCTCTCCGTGGGAGAGGGCTGTGCCTCTCGAGTGCTCACATCAGGTGATTTCTCCTCACTGGTTCCAGAAGGCCAGCAGCAGAGCTACTGCCATTGCTTCCCACTTCAGCTGGCCAGATCGCAAAGCTGGCCAGGGTCTGTACCAGAATCCCCTGAGTATAAGAGATGGTGCCTAGGCGGGAGAATGCAGTGGTGTGTCTCTGTGCGGAAACACAGCCCTGTCCTCATGGCCAGTGCAACACCAGCGTCCTGGATGTGGGAGTCACAGACATCTCTGTTTTGAGGGGTCTGGGAAGattctggagcagcagcagtctgGATGGGAGTGCTGAAAGGAGAACAAGCCTCAGTTTGGCTGGACAGGATTGGCGTGCTTTATGCTGTATTGGGTTGTGTTGTCATAAGCTTTGGCTCTGGCCTCTGTCTCAGCAGCGGTGGAGACACTGGCATCTTCCTGCAGCCCTCAGAAGAACACTGTCCGGAGCCAGCAGCTCTTGCTGCCAGGtaggcactgccaggggcacctgccctggtcctgctgtccTTTGCCTTTTCCTCCCTGGAGGTTGCTGGTCCTGTGTCCATGTACTCTTGAGGACACTCTGAATGCCcttggctgtggctgctggcaggcattggctgtgctggtgcccatgccagcagagcaggggcagggctcaCTTGTGATGGCTCTCAGGGTATCTGGGGTACTCAGGTCAGAGGCCAGGCATTGCCAGCCTCAGAAGGAGGGCAGGCTTTGCTGTGCTTCCAGATGGAAGGCTGTGGCAGGTCCATGGCTCctttgggagaagaggccagGCTTGGCCCTTCCTCACCATACACAGCTGCTggtcctgccaggctgggctgctggAAGTTCACCCTGGCCCTGGAGGGACtggcagggctgccagagcacCTGGCTGACCTGCAGTCTATGTCCTGCCTATCTTTCACTGAGGCAGACCTTAGCCCCAGGAAGAACAGGACTGCTGGCTCAGCTTTGCCTCACAAGAGGAAGGTCCCAGGAGAGTCTCTCATCAACCCTGGTTTCAAAAGGTCAGTGCTGGGGCTCGGGTGGATGGGGATTCCatgggctctgctccagagctgtgtgggaGCAGGGGCTCTGATGCTCCTTCTTATCTCCTCCCAGCAAGAAGGCACCATCTGGAGTGAATTTCGAGGACTCCTGACTGGTGCTGTCCCGTGCCCTTACGACAGCTATGTGGAGCCCTGTTAGCATGTGTGTGGGTGGAGGAGAGGGtgtctctgtgtcctgctgagtCCCTTGAACACAGGGACACAACAGTCAAGAGCACCTGGCAGCTGACCCTCTTCTGCTAGGGTGGTGGCAGGGCCTTTGAGGGGGACAGATGTCAGGGGGGAGACACCAGTGGTGGCTTTCTCcccagcagctcttccctgctGGCAGGGACCACCTCTTGACCTCATTTACCATGAATTGGTGAGATTTGGAAGGAACTTCTGTATCACCACAGAATGGAAAGATTGCCTGTGCTTAGCTTCTTGCCAATAAAGATGTTTTTAGCCAGCTGGTCTCTGCGGATGTATCGATGTATTCTGCCTCTCCCCTTGTCAGGAAGCTTTGGACCAGTTTCAGCTGAACCCAGAGGTCCAGGGATCAGAGAagttcccttcccttccagcttCTTGCaggtgggctggcaggagggtggTTAAAGCCTGCTCAAGCCCTCTGGAGAGCTGGGAGGATCGACTCTGCcttgctgggcactgggagagaaagaggaggtCAGTGTGAACCCCTGTGAGGGAGGACAGCTGGAGTGGTTGTTCCAGACTCACGCTGGTCTTGCTTGCAAAGCCTTTATTGATTTCCAGGAGCTCTGAAGCTTGGCTTGGGCTTGCCCCACTTCACAACCCCCAAATCCACTCCTGAGAGCTTTCCAATGGTAGGTTCTGCTCCCCTCACCAAGAGTGCTGGCAACTGgcctg from Pithys albifrons albifrons isolate INPA30051 chromosome 20, PitAlb_v1, whole genome shotgun sequence includes these protein-coding regions:
- the PAXX gene encoding protein PAXX isoform X3 — protein: MAEPGGPFHLLQAGPGRFLCYCRPGGAVYVTDAMEVWAGDLSDCPALECRCPAEEHGAMLRAALGRGAAELSLGPGSATLRLPAGPQCPALALALTPLPAAEARSQLQALLFGMAGCIESLESRLAAVETLASSCSPQKNTVRSQQLLLPDLSPRKNRTAGSALPHKRKVPGESLINPGFKRRHHLE
- the PAXX gene encoding protein PAXX isoform X4, coding for MAEPGGPFHLLQAGPGRFLCYCRPGGAVYVTDAMEVWAGDLSDCPALECRCPAEEHGAMLRGLGRFWSSSSLDGSAERRTSLSLAGQDWRALCCIGLCCHKLWLWPLSQQRWRHWHLPAALRRTLSGASSSCCQTLAPGRTGLLAQLCLTRGRSQESLSSTLVSKARRHHLE
- the TMEM141 gene encoding transmembrane protein 141 isoform X1; this translates as MVNVGLRRVQDDVAAKHPALQQYAACQSHAFMKGISTFLAGSGATFAVQKLARQKLPYGPQWSLLVAAAAGSLASYVVTRDETQKCSDFWIYLETGKSPQELAVTGRVSQPTENLLSTEDMDSTAPPVRRNRYGDVVE
- the PAXX gene encoding protein PAXX isoform X5, whose translation is MAEPGGPFHLLQAGPGRFLCYCRPGGAVYVTDAMEVWAGDLSDCPALECRCPAEEHGAMLRAALGRGAAELSLGPGSATLRLPAGPQCPALALALTPLPAAEARSQLQALLFGMAGCIESLESRLAEGQQQSYCHCFPLQLARSQSWPGSVPESPEYKRWCLGGRMQWCVSVRKHSPVLMASATPASWMWESQTSLF
- the PAXX gene encoding protein PAXX isoform X1, which gives rise to MAEPGGPFHLLQAGPGRFLCYCRPGGAVYVTDAMEVWAGDLSDCPALECRCPAEEHGAMLRAALGRGAAELSLGPGSATLRLPAGPQCPALALALTPLPAAEARSQLQALLFGMAGCIESLESRLAAVETLASSCSPQKNTVRSQQLLLPDLSPRKNRTAGSALPHKRKVPGESLINPGFKSKKAPSGVNFEDS
- the PAXX gene encoding protein PAXX isoform X2, with translation MAEPGGPFHLLQAGPGRFLCYCRPGGAVYVTDAMEVWAGDLSDCPALECRCPAEEHGAMLRGLGRFWSSSSLDGSAERRTSLSLAGQDWRALCCIGLCCHKLWLWPLSQQRWRHWHLPAALRRTLSGASSSCCQTLAPGRTGLLAQLCLTRGRSQESLSSTLVSKEGTIWSEFRGLLTGAVPCPYDSYVEPC
- the TMEM141 gene encoding transmembrane protein 141 isoform X2, translating into MVNVGLRRVQDDVAAKHPALQQYAACQSHAFMKGISTFLAGSGATFAVQKLARQKLPYGPQWSLLVAAGSLASYVVTRDETQKCSDFWIYLETGKSPQELAVTGRVSQPTENLLSTEDMDSTAPPVRRNRYGDVVE
- the ENTPD2 gene encoding ectonucleoside triphosphate diphosphohydrolase 2 isoform X2; translation: MARRLAALLLLLALGCILGILLLLLGSGDTRGLPGFKYGIVLDAGSSHTAMFVYKWPADKENDTGVVSEHGMCDVDGPGISSYSSNPPAAGTSLEQCLNQALRAVPKEKHMGTPLYLGATAGMRLLNIADPQASDAVLRAVAATLKTYPFDFRGAKILSGEEEGVFGWVTANYLLENFIKRGWLGEWIQPQKKTLGAMDFGGASTQITFETQDPIENPRNKVMLKLYGQAYKVYTHSYLCYGRDQVLKRLLSKLLQAESYQATVPHPCWPVGYNKSLSLSSIYDSPCTEKEMPNLALNTTIALVGTGNGNLCALHVSKLFNFTTCSYSHCSFDGVFQPKVSGNFIAFSAFFYTVDFIQTVMGRSVHLPNDLKGAAETICATSWSELLQKAPKLEKRLPDYCAVSMFVYLLTTRGYNFNNHSFPNIAFQKKVS
- the ENTPD2 gene encoding ectonucleoside triphosphate diphosphohydrolase 2 isoform X1, whose product is MARRLAALLLLLALGCILGILLLLLGSGDTRGLPGFKYGIVLDAGSSHTAMFVYKWPADKENDTGVVSEHGMCDVDGPGISSYSSNPPAAGTSLEQCLNQALRAVPKEKHMGTPLYLGATAGMRLLNIADPQASDAVLRAVAATLKTYPFDFRGAKILSGEEEGVFGWVTANYLLENFIKRGWLGEWIQPQKKTLGAMDFGGASTQITFETQDPIENPRNKVMLKLYGQAYKVYTHSYLCYGRDQVLKRLLSKLLQAESYQATVPHPCWPVGYNKSLSLSSIYDSPCTEKEMPNLALNTTIALVGTGNGNLCALHVSKLFNFTTCSYSHCSFDGVFQPKVSGNFIAFSAFFYTVDFIQTVMGRSVHLPNDLKGAAETICATSWSELLQKAPKLEKRLPDYCAVSMFVYLLTTRGYNFNNHSFPNIAFQKKAGETSIGWALGYMLNFTNMIPAEEPSSHKSILYNYWVILILLFVVTTLMSLVTAICLLRRSKSSAI